The Kineothrix sp. IPX-CK genomic interval ATGGAGAGCAGTCGTTTTTCGTCAGCACGGTCGCTCTTGCATGCCTGGCGTTTGGGGCGCTGCTGGGAAGTTTTTGTTTTGTTCTTTTGGCGGCACTGGATTTACCTGGCCGCCATATTATAAAAAATGCTTTGATTTTAATAGTATGCGAATGGAAATCCGGCTTTTGCGCACTTATGAGCGTCTTACTTCTGTGGGGAATGTTTTGGCTGTTTTTTCCGGTATCCATCGTATTTCCTTTGCTCGGTTGTTTTGCAGTGACGCAGCTTTTCGTATGCGGCAGCATCTTTCCTGCAATATACAGAAGAATTATCGAACCGTATGAAAATTTATAAATATTTGCATCGGCACAGGTGATAAAAGAAAAATATTTTCTGCACGTCGGAAGAACTGATTCATAATAGGAGAAATGCCATGGGGAGAAAAACGAAAGCGGTATTAAGGCCGGACGAAAAGAAGAAAACAACGAAGAAGACAGCAAATGCAGGCATCATGGGTACCTTGCTAAGGGCATTTCTCGTTCCTATTGTATTAATTATCGTATTAGGCCTTGTGTCTTATAAGACTGCCTCAAATGTCATAAAGGAAAAGGTGGAGGATTCTTCCATAAGTACGGCGTCTGCCATGAGCATGTACTGCGGCCTGTTGACGGGCAACGTATCCTCAAAGGCACTGGAAATGGTCGTCGGAGACGAGCTGTCCACATATTATGAAAAGTATTATAAGCAGAAAAACGCAATAGAATATTTGCAAAGTGCTAAAAAAAATCTTCTCCAAATGCAGTTTAGTGTGGACTATATGTACAGCTGTTCAATTATTCCGGAAAACGGAACTTATCTTACTTCCATAACGGGAAGCATGGGCGATAACGTATATGAGGGATTTATGGAGTCTCCGGAGGGCCGATATTTTAAGGAGAATGAAACGCGCAAGAACGGATGGTTCGGTTACCATTCTTTTCTGGATCAGCGCCTAGACATCTCAGATAAATGGTATGGTCTGGCATTTTTTCAGAAATTTTCCAAGGCAAATACTTATCTCGTACTGGATATCACTACAGAAACTATTTATGAGATGCTGGATGAGATGGATTTCGGCGAGAACAGTATAAAGGCATTGATTTCTCCGGACGGAAGGGAGATTGTGCGTCTGCAGAAGGGTGAAGGCAGCGGGGAAGTGCTTCTGTCTAAGGGTACGGAAGCGGTATTTGCGGATAAGGATTTTTATGAAAAGAGTCTGGGTGCGGAAGAAGCAGGCGGCAATTATGTCAAATACAACGGAAATACGTATTTATACGTATATGCTCCGGTGGGAAATACCGGGATACTGTTGTGCGGCCTGATTCCCCAGGATAATATTGTAAAGGATGTCAATTCCATTCGAAGCTTATGTATCGTGATGGTATTTCTTGCATGTGTGATCGCTTTTGTCATAGGAGGCAAAATTGCGGCGGGCATGAGCAAGTCCGTGAAGATCATCACCAAAGGACTGCATGAGGTGGCGGGAGGCAATCTGACACAGGAATTCAAGACAGACCGCAGAGACGAATTCAGCCTTCTTGCCAAAAGCTTGAACGATACGCTGGAAAGTATGCGTACGCTCATGGAAGATATGCAGAAATTCGGAAATAAAGTAAAGGAAATGGCGGAAGGAGCCGCGATGAAATCGGAGACCATCCACGCTTCCGTCAAGGAAATTTCAGCGGCGGTAGACGAAGTGGCAAATGGGGCACAGACTCAGGCGAAGGAAGCGGATATCAGCAACCATAAGATGGCGGACTTTGCAGTGAAGATCGACGGCGTAAGCAAAGGGACGAACGATATGGCCCATACCGTAGACCGGGCCGCAGCTGTGGTGGAACAGGGGCGCGTCATCGTCCATGAGCTGAATATGAAGTCGGAGACGACAGTTTCCATTACCAAGGTATTGGTAGACAATATCAAGGATGTGGAGGAACGTTCCACAGAGATTGAAGGCTTTATCGATACGATCAACCGCATTGCCGGACAGACTAACCTTCTGTCTCTAAATGCTTCCATTGAAGCGGCGAGAGCGGGAGAGAACGGCAAGGGATTTGCGGTGGTGGCGGAAGAAATCCGTAAGCTTGCAGATGAATCTATGCAGGCAGGCAAGAGTATTAAGGATATCGTGGAGAATATCGGAGAGACCACGGGAAGGACGACCAGATCTGCTAAAGAAGCGGAGACGATTGTATTCGCACAGGCTGCTTCTTTGGAGGAGACTATACAGGTGTTCGGGGAGATCGACCGCTGCGTGGAGAATCTTGTGAAGGGGCTTAAGAATGTTGCAGGGAACATGCAGGAGATTGCCGGAGAGAAGGAACAGGTACAAGAATCCATCCATAATATTTCCGTGGTGTCGGAGCAGTCGGCGGTGGCAACAGAAGAAGTGACCGCAACGTTAGATGAACAGGTCAGGATCGTTTCCGGTCTGAAAGAGGATGTGGAGCTGCTGAAGAAAGAAGCGGATGCGCTAGACCGGTCTATCGGAAAATTTGTTACTGTCCGCTCCGTTCACAGTAACGAAGATTTATTATATAAATAATTATTTTCATAAAAATACTGGTAAAAATATTTTATCTATAGTATTATGGTACTCGTGAACAAAACTTCATCCATTTAAGGTGTCGAAAGAGCGGAGGCTCATTTCGATGAAAAGGGAAACAGGTGTAAATCCTGTACGAACTCGTCACTGTGATAAGGGAGTTGCGGCAAACAGCCACTGATAATAATCGGGAAGGCTGCCGTATACGATGATCTTTCAGCCAGGAGACCTGCCTTGAATGAAGTATAGTACAGCCACGAGTAATTGGTCTGGAATAGTTAAGGGATAGGTCTTACTATGTCTTTTCTGCCTCCGTACCCATTTGTGGTAAGGAGGTTTTTTTATGTCCAAATCGATCATGATACAAGGAACGATGTCCAATGCGGGAAAGAGCCTGCTCGTTGCAGGTCTGTGCCGGATATTTATGCAGGACGGTTTTAGTGCGGCGCCTTTCAAGTCGCAGAATATGGCTCTGAATTCTTATATTACGAAGGATGGTCTGGAAATGGGGCGTGCTCAGGTCATTCAGGCGCAGGCAGCCGGTCTGGAACCTTCCGTACTCATGAATCCCATTCTTCTAAAGCCTACTAACGATATCGGTTCTCAGGTAATCGTAAACGGGGAAGTCCTTGGGAATATGAATGCAAGAGATTATTTCACCTATAAAAAGAAGCTCGTTCCGGTCATAAAGGCGGCTTATGACAAGCTGCAGGAGACGGCGGATATCATCGTAATCGAGGGTGCGGGAAGTCCGGCGGAAATAAATTTAAAGGAAAACGATATTGTAAATATGGGATTGGCGAAGCTGGTAGATGCTCCCGTACTGCTAGTGGGAGACATTGATAGGGGCGGAGTCTTTGCGCAGCTTATCGGAACCCTGATGCTTTTGGAAAAAGAAGAGCAGGAACGGGTAAAGGGACTGATCATCAACAAGTTCAGGGGTGATAAAACCATACTCGATCCGGGCATAAGCATGCTGGAGGTAAAGGGCGGAAAACCGGTAGTAGGAGTCATTCCGTATATGGATATTTCCATTGAGGATGAAGACAGCCTGACCACCCGCTTTGAGAAAAAAGAAAAAGCCCTGATAGATATAGCGGTTATCCGGTTTCCGAGAATTTCTAACTTTACGGATTTCGACAGATTCGAACAGCTGAAAGATGTTTCTGTGAGGTATGTGAAAAGTGTGGCAGAGCTTGGCAGCCCCGATATGATCTTGCTTCCCGGGAGTAAGAATACGATGGGAGACTTAAAGTGGATGCGCCAGAACGGTTTGGAAGCGGCAGTCAAAAAGATGTCCGAAAGCTGCGTGGTATTTGGCATATGCGGAGGCTATCAGATGTTAGGTAAGAGCATTTCAGATCCCTTTTGCACTGAAGAAGGTGGAAATATAAGGGGAATGGAACTGCTCGCAATAGACACCGTACTTAAGAAAGACAAAATAAGAACTCAGGTAACGGGAAGATTCTGTAGTTTAGGCGGAGAGTTGTCTTCGCTTTCCGGCATGGAGATAGAAGGCTATGAGATACATATGGGTGTAAGCAGCCGGGAAGCAGAAGCTTCGCCCATCAGCGTCCTTACGGATAAAAAGGATGGCGCAGATAAGGCGGACGGTGCTTTCTTAACCAATGTATACGGCACTTATGTGCATGGAATTTTTGACCATGGAGAAATCGCTCCTGCAATCGTGAGATGCCTGGCGGAAAAGAAAGGAATCTCCTATGACGGCGGGCGGCCCATGGATCATAAAATATTCAGGGAAACGCAGTATGACAAGCTGGCGAAGGTGCTTAGAGAATACTTGGATATGGATTACATTTACGATTTGTTGGGAGTAGAGCATAAGAGGGTGGATTGGTGACGGAAGAAGAACTGAAGCGATTAAAGCTTGACGGGCCGGATATGGAAATAGAGCGAAGGATTAAAGAAATATGGGATGGCATTGCAAAGCCGCTGGATGGCCTGGGGCGGTTTGAAACGATAATCGCCCGTATAGGAGCGATTGAGGGAGATACCAGAATTGATATTTCTTCGAAAGCCGTTATTGTTCTATGTGCGGATAACGGAATCGTGGAGGAAGGAATCAGTCAAAGCGGCCAGGAAGTAACGGCGCATGTAGCCGAGAGCATGGGAAGAGGAGAAAGCAGCGTGTGCAGGATGGCGAAGGCCGCCGGAGCAGACGTAATAGCGGTGGATATAGGAATTAATTCCAAGATAAGCGGGGAGGGTATTGTACATAGGAAAATCGCCTATGGAACAAAAAACTTTTTAAAAGAGCCTGCCATGACGAAAGAAGAGGTCTTGCAAGCCGTTACGGTAGGAATTGAGCTGGTGAAGGACTGTAAAAAAAGAGGTTATACGCTTCTTGCTACCGGAGAAATGGGTATCGGAAATACTACCACCAGTGCAGCGGTGACGGCGGCTCTATTGGGATGTCCGGCAAAGGACGTAGCAGGAAGAGGAGCAGGACTGAGTAAGGAAGGTTTGAGCCGCAAATACGAAGTGATCAACAGCGCTTTGGAAAAATATCAATTTCAGAGGACGGATACCCGAAGCATAAATGCTCTTAATATACTTGCGGCAGTAGGGGGGCTGGATATTGCAGGGCTTACCGGCGTATTTATCGGCGGTGGGCTGTATCGTGTGCCGATAGTGATGGACGGCTCCATCAGTGCGGCGGCCGCGCTTGCAGCACAGCGGCTGGTGCCCGGCATAAAAGAATTCATCATTCCTTCCCATGTAAGCAAGGAGCCTGCCGCAGGAAAGATTATGCAGGAGCTTGGATTGCATCCGGTCATCGACGGGGAAATGGCACTTGGAGAGGGAACAGGCGCAGTAATGATGTTTTCACTGCTAGATATTGCCCTATCCGTTTATGAGAACCGGACGGGGTTTCAGGATATCAGTGTACAGCAGTATGTACGCTTCGATTAGTCAGAAAAAGAGGACACCGAAAATGGTAATTATCATATCCGGCGGCAGCGGCAGCGGGAAGTCTGCCTATGCTGAAAAGAAAATATTATCACTGAGAGGAGCGGAGCCGCTTTACTATCTGGCGACCATGCAAATATATGATACGGAAGGCAAAAAGAAGGTGGAGAGACATAGGAAGCTGAGAGAGGGAAAGGGGTTCGTTACAATAGAGCAGCCGTTAAACGTTGGGGCGGCAGCAGATGCGGTAGAAGAACAGGCATCGGTACTGCTTGAATGTATGTCCAATCTGGCGGCAAATGAGATGTTTGCAAATGCAGAGACCGGGCTGCCCGAAGTATCACAAGTAGAAGAGCGTGTGATGGGCAGCGTACGGATGCTTGCGGAGAGGACAAAGCATCTGGTCATCGTGACCAACAATGTGTTCGAAGATGGTAACAGCTATGACGAAGGGACCATGCGGTATATGGAGACGCTGGGACGAATTAATTGCAGGCTGGCGGAGCTTGCGGACGAGGTGACAGAGGTAGTTGCGGGAATACCGGTAGAGGTGAAATGATATGTTTTTAATTAAAGCTGCAGGAATTGCTTTTTCTATGTTTTCCATTATTCCGGTTCCCCAGTTTGAATGGAAGGAAAAGGATATGAAATATATGATTGCCTTTTTTCCTTTGGTCGGCGTGGTAATAGGAATTACGGTATATTTGTGGACAATGTTCTGTCAGGCTTTGGGAATGAGCAAAGGCTGTTTAGTCCTCATCGGAACAGCTCTTCCGATTGTCATATCCGGAGGAATCCATGTGGACGGTTATATGGATACGATGGATGCGCTGCACTCTTACAGGGATAGGGAGAGGAAGCTTGAAATATTGAAGGATGCCCATGTGGGAGCCTTTTCGGTCATTCTGTTAATTGTATATTACCTTATATATATAGGTGCGTATTTGGAAATCGAGGGGATGAAGGCTGCAGGGCTTTTGGCCTCGGGTTTCTATCTTTCCAGAATTCTCAGCGGGATCGGTGCGGTGACTTTTGCCTGTGCCAGGAAAGATGGATTGCTGTATACCTTTTCAAGCAGTGCCCAGAAAAGGCTGGTAAGGATACTCCTGTATTTGCAGCTGGCAGTTTGCGGCGGGACGATGATCTTTTTATCCAAAGGTATAGGAACCGCAGCAATTCTAATGAGTCTATTGACCTTTCTTTATTACTGGAAAAAAAGCAAAAAGGAATTCGGGGGAATTACGGGAGATACTTCAGGGTATTTTACCGTACTTTGTGAAGGGGTAATTATGTTAACCATATCGATAGGAGGTAAAGTGTGAAAAAGGTATGGTTATTGTTATGAAGCCGAAGGCTGAATAATAGCGGATAGGAGGCAGGCAGATGGAATTGTATATAGGTGGATATGCCCAGGGAAAGCTTAGGTATGTCTTGAAAGAAAGTGGCCGCGGATTAGAAAGCGTGGTGGATGGAGCTTTGGAAGATTTAGCGGATATCGGACAAGAGAAAGAAATCATAAACCGCTTTCATGAATGGTTCTTCCTAAAGCTTCAGCTGAAAGAAGAGCCGGAAAAAATAATAGAGCAGATACTCTCAAATCGTAAAGACCTGATTATTATAAGCAACGAAGTGGGCTGCGGTATCGTGCCTATGGAGGAAGAACAGAGGCAGTACAGGGAGAGACTTGGAAGATGCCTCTGCGACATTGCGAAAAAGGCGGATCGTGTTGAGCGTATCATATGCGGATTGGGGCAAAGGATTAAATGAGACTGATATTGATACGTCATGGTGCTACGAAAGCGAACGAAGAAGGCAGATATATCGGAGGAAGAACGCAGGAGGTTCTTACCGAAGAAGGAAGGAAGAAGCTGCTTGCAGTAAAAGCGGCGGGAAAATATCCTCTGGTACAATGCCTGGCCTCCAGTCCGATGGAACGATGTATAGAGACCGCAAGACTGATTTATGAAAGGGAGCCTGCTATCGTCATAGAGGAATGGCGGGAAATAGATTTCGGAAGCTTTGAAGGGAAGAATTATAAAGAATTGATGAGTGATACCTACTACCGGAAATGGCTGGACAGCAATGGAACTCTGCCCTTTCTGCAGGGAGAGAGCAGAGAAGAATTCTCAGAAAGATGCTGCGAAGGTTTCGTGAAATTTTGTGGACATATGGAAGCGGAGCGTATGGAAACTGCCGCAGCCATCGTTCATGGAGGAACGATCATGGCTGTGCTCAGCTCGTTTGGAAGGGGAGAATACTACGACTTTCAATGTAAAAATGGAGAAGGCTATTGCGTCGAGGTTTCCATGGATGGAGCAATACGAATAGAGGATATTCGGAAGCTATGAGGAGGAAAGGTTGAAAGGAGCATGGTATAAAAATGCGGGAGATTATACTGTATCATATGTTAGGCTTTTTTGCAGGATTTGTTCTGGACCTTGTGCTTGGAGACCCCTATTGGCTGCCCCATCCGGTAAGAGCCATCGGCAATTTGATCGCGAAGCTGGAAGCGGTACTGCTTAAAAAAAAGGATGGAGCGGATAGAACGCAAGATGAGGAACGTAAGGCAGGAAGAATTCTCGTAATTACTGTTTTGACGTTGACAGGGGGTATTTCCTTCTTGATGTTATGGATGGCCTATACGTTGCATCCGGTATTAGGAATCGTTATAGAAAGTATCATGAGCTATCAAATCCTCGCTACTAAGTGCTTGAAACAGGAGAGCATGAAGGTTTATGCAAGGCTTAAAGAACAGGATTTGCCGGGGGCGAGAAAAGCAGTCTCCATGATCGTAGGGAGAGATACGAACGCCCTGGATGAAACGGGAGTCGCGAAAGCAGCTATAGAAACGGTAGCTGAGAACCTTTCCGACGGAGTCATAGCACCCATGCTTTATCTGGCTGCCTTCGGCCCGGTACTGGGACTTTTATACAAGGCGGTCAATACGATGGATTCCATGGTTGGATATAAAAATGAAAAATATCTTCATTTTGGCCAAGCGGCCGCGAAGCTGGACGATGGGGTCAATTATATTCCGGCAAGGATCAGCGCTGTACTGATGATTGCTTCTGCTTTTCTGGCAGGCAAGGATTTTGACGAAAAGCGGGCGCTTATGATTTACAGACGGGACAGGTATGAACATGCCAGCCCTAATTCCGCACAGACGGAGGCGGCTCTCGCCGGAGCACTGGGAATCAGGATCGCCGGGGATGCCAGTTATTTTGGAGAAATAGTAAAAAAGCCTTACATAGGAGACGAGGTGCGCGCAGTGGAATACGAGGATATTGTGAGGGCAAATAAGCTTTTGTATTTATCCGCGGCTCTATGTGAGTGTATTTGCCTGCTCATTATGTCGGGTATTTACTTTTTTTTATTATAATGCACACTTTTGTAATGTAATAGGAAAGTACTCCTATTACATAAAAATAGATGCGCAGCTACGCGCGCGGGACAAAAGCTGTGCTTGCAGAGTTTTTTGAACGCGAGAGTGTGCGAAGCACACTTTTGTTCCAGAGAGGATGAAGTTAGAAGGAAATGGATGAGAGAGAAATGATGGTTCATGGAGGAGATATTTATCGGAAGATAATAGATATTGATTTTTCCGTAAATATCAATCCTCTCGGTATGCCGGAGAGAGTGAAGGAAGCGCTGCAAAAAGCACTGGCAGATTGCGGAAGGTATCCTGATATCCGGGCTGAAAAGCTGCGGTATGCCATTGAAAAAATGAACGGAATAAATAAGCAGCACGTTCTTTGCGGAAACGGAGCGTCGGAACTGTTTCTTGCAAT includes:
- a CDS encoding methyl-accepting chemotaxis protein, which encodes MGRKTKAVLRPDEKKKTTKKTANAGIMGTLLRAFLVPIVLIIVLGLVSYKTASNVIKEKVEDSSISTASAMSMYCGLLTGNVSSKALEMVVGDELSTYYEKYYKQKNAIEYLQSAKKNLLQMQFSVDYMYSCSIIPENGTYLTSITGSMGDNVYEGFMESPEGRYFKENETRKNGWFGYHSFLDQRLDISDKWYGLAFFQKFSKANTYLVLDITTETIYEMLDEMDFGENSIKALISPDGREIVRLQKGEGSGEVLLSKGTEAVFADKDFYEKSLGAEEAGGNYVKYNGNTYLYVYAPVGNTGILLCGLIPQDNIVKDVNSIRSLCIVMVFLACVIAFVIGGKIAAGMSKSVKIITKGLHEVAGGNLTQEFKTDRRDEFSLLAKSLNDTLESMRTLMEDMQKFGNKVKEMAEGAAMKSETIHASVKEISAAVDEVANGAQTQAKEADISNHKMADFAVKIDGVSKGTNDMAHTVDRAAAVVEQGRVIVHELNMKSETTVSITKVLVDNIKDVEERSTEIEGFIDTINRIAGQTNLLSLNASIEAARAGENGKGFAVVAEEIRKLADESMQAGKSIKDIVENIGETTGRTTRSAKEAETIVFAQAASLEETIQVFGEIDRCVENLVKGLKNVAGNMQEIAGEKEQVQESIHNISVVSEQSAVATEEVTATLDEQVRIVSGLKEDVELLKKEADALDRSIGKFVTVRSVHSNEDLLYK
- a CDS encoding cobyric acid synthase, translating into MSKSIMIQGTMSNAGKSLLVAGLCRIFMQDGFSAAPFKSQNMALNSYITKDGLEMGRAQVIQAQAAGLEPSVLMNPILLKPTNDIGSQVIVNGEVLGNMNARDYFTYKKKLVPVIKAAYDKLQETADIIVIEGAGSPAEINLKENDIVNMGLAKLVDAPVLLVGDIDRGGVFAQLIGTLMLLEKEEQERVKGLIINKFRGDKTILDPGISMLEVKGGKPVVGVIPYMDISIEDEDSLTTRFEKKEKALIDIAVIRFPRISNFTDFDRFEQLKDVSVRYVKSVAELGSPDMILLPGSKNTMGDLKWMRQNGLEAAVKKMSESCVVFGICGGYQMLGKSISDPFCTEEGGNIRGMELLAIDTVLKKDKIRTQVTGRFCSLGGELSSLSGMEIEGYEIHMGVSSREAEASPISVLTDKKDGADKADGAFLTNVYGTYVHGIFDHGEIAPAIVRCLAEKKGISYDGGRPMDHKIFRETQYDKLAKVLREYLDMDYIYDLLGVEHKRVDW
- the cobT gene encoding nicotinate-nucleotide--dimethylbenzimidazole phosphoribosyltransferase, yielding MEIERRIKEIWDGIAKPLDGLGRFETIIARIGAIEGDTRIDISSKAVIVLCADNGIVEEGISQSGQEVTAHVAESMGRGESSVCRMAKAAGADVIAVDIGINSKISGEGIVHRKIAYGTKNFLKEPAMTKEEVLQAVTVGIELVKDCKKRGYTLLATGEMGIGNTTTSAAVTAALLGCPAKDVAGRGAGLSKEGLSRKYEVINSALEKYQFQRTDTRSINALNILAAVGGLDIAGLTGVFIGGGLYRVPIVMDGSISAAAALAAQRLVPGIKEFIIPSHVSKEPAAGKIMQELGLHPVIDGEMALGEGTGAVMMFSLLDIALSVYENRTGFQDISVQQYVRFD
- a CDS encoding bifunctional adenosylcobinamide kinase/adenosylcobinamide-phosphate guanylyltransferase gives rise to the protein MVIIISGGSGSGKSAYAEKKILSLRGAEPLYYLATMQIYDTEGKKKVERHRKLREGKGFVTIEQPLNVGAAADAVEEQASVLLECMSNLAANEMFANAETGLPEVSQVEERVMGSVRMLAERTKHLVIVTNNVFEDGNSYDEGTMRYMETLGRINCRLAELADEVTEVVAGIPVEVK
- a CDS encoding adenosylcobinamide-GDP ribazoletransferase codes for the protein MFLIKAAGIAFSMFSIIPVPQFEWKEKDMKYMIAFFPLVGVVIGITVYLWTMFCQALGMSKGCLVLIGTALPIVISGGIHVDGYMDTMDALHSYRDRERKLEILKDAHVGAFSVILLIVYYLIYIGAYLEIEGMKAAGLLASGFYLSRILSGIGAVTFACARKDGLLYTFSSSAQKRLVRILLYLQLAVCGGTMIFLSKGIGTAAILMSLLTFLYYWKKSKKEFGGITGDTSGYFTVLCEGVIMLTISIGGKV
- a CDS encoding bifunctional adenosylcobinamide kinase/adenosylcobinamide-phosphate guanylyltransferase, with amino-acid sequence MELYIGGYAQGKLRYVLKESGRGLESVVDGALEDLADIGQEKEIINRFHEWFFLKLQLKEEPEKIIEQILSNRKDLIIISNEVGCGIVPMEEEQRQYRERLGRCLCDIAKKADRVERIICGLGQRIK
- a CDS encoding histidine phosphatase family protein, with translation MRLILIRHGATKANEEGRYIGGRTQEVLTEEGRKKLLAVKAAGKYPLVQCLASSPMERCIETARLIYEREPAIVIEEWREIDFGSFEGKNYKELMSDTYYRKWLDSNGTLPFLQGESREEFSERCCEGFVKFCGHMEAERMETAAAIVHGGTIMAVLSSFGRGEYYDFQCKNGEGYCVEVSMDGAIRIEDIRKL
- the cbiB gene encoding adenosylcobinamide-phosphate synthase CbiB, whose amino-acid sequence is MREIILYHMLGFFAGFVLDLVLGDPYWLPHPVRAIGNLIAKLEAVLLKKKDGADRTQDEERKAGRILVITVLTLTGGISFLMLWMAYTLHPVLGIVIESIMSYQILATKCLKQESMKVYARLKEQDLPGARKAVSMIVGRDTNALDETGVAKAAIETVAENLSDGVIAPMLYLAAFGPVLGLLYKAVNTMDSMVGYKNEKYLHFGQAAAKLDDGVNYIPARISAVLMIASAFLAGKDFDEKRALMIYRRDRYEHASPNSAQTEAALAGALGIRIAGDASYFGEIVKKPYIGDEVRAVEYEDIVRANKLLYLSAALCECICLLIMSGIYFFLL